TCAGGATGTTGTTGAAGTCGTGGGCCACGCCGCCCGCCAGCCGTCCGATGGCTTCCATCTTTTGAGCGTGGCGGAGTTGTTCCTCCAGTCCTTTGCGGGTGGTCTGATCTCCGAACTCAACCAAGATCCGTAACTCGCCGCTATCTTCGAAGGAATGAATGCGCAAGATCAGCCAACGTTTCTCGTGCCCTCTCCCGGAGGAGAACTCGAGCTCAAAGTCGTCCAGCTCCAAGCGGGCGACCTTATCAATACCTTCACAAATGGTTCGGCTCGTCTCCACTTCATGGGCCGTCCCCGCCCGAGCCTCGAGAAAGTCGGTGAGGCGGTCCCCTTCCTGACCACACGGTCCAAGCAAAGAGTGCTGCTCGGCGAATTCCTTCCACTCACGGTTGACGGCCATGATCTTGCAACTGCGGTCCAAGATCGCAATGTAGGAGGAAATGGAATCGACAATCGCTTGAAGAAACAGGCGCGATCGTGTCAGCTTCTCGATGCTCTGCTGGTAGAATCGAATAATATTGTAGTTTATGAATCCGATAAGAAGGACGAGCAGGATAACCAGCAGAGTCGCGTCTTTCAACTTGAGCAAGACCAACGCTCCCACAATGGCGCCCAAGCCGGCGCTCAGGGAAGTCCACAGCAGGCCTCGCTTCAGCGCCACATAGAAGGGCTGGCCCGAATAGAGGGTCATAGCGATCGCTATGGAGCCCAAGTTGAGCGTGAAGTGGAGAGCCGCCGCCGAAACCAGGGCGATAACGAAGACTCCCGGTCGAGACCAGGCGACGTCGGGATCAAAAGGCCAGTCTGTTCCCGCCACCAGATAGAGGACCTGGGCTGCTATGTAGGTGGCTATGCTGAGTTGACAAATGTTAAAGACAATCTTTTCATAGCCTTTGATCCTCTTCAAAGACCTTAAGTTGCCGACCGTCCCTTCCGTGAAGGCGATGATGGTAGCCACGGCCGGCCCATAAAGGAGCATGCCTGTGTAGAGGAAGAGGTCGCCAAAAGTGAGGATGATCCCTTGATGACGCGAGGGGGAGGGGAAACTTATTGGGAATGCTGCACCCAAGCCTGTCAGGGCGACTAGCAAAAGCCAGCTCAAATCCCCGTGGCCGAAAGCGGTCTCGACCACCACCTGGTAGAAAGAAAGGGCGATCACCACCAGTCCTGGCATAATCAGAAGGTAGAGATAGACCCGCCCGGCTCTCGATGTGGTGACCCCTGGACTGCTCATAATGCCTCGAAAGGAAGGCGTTTTCCTCAGATTGCGAACTTTTCTAGGATACCATGTCGATTCGGCTGATTGGACGTTAACCCGAGTCTGTAAAAACAAAGAAGCGGCGCAGCCAAGACTTGGCTGCGCCGCCAGGTTCGATTCTTTGCAGCGTTGTCAGTCGGTTTGGGGCGACGTCAAGTCCGGCAGGACTTCTGACACCCGAAGCTGCCCAAGATTAATCCGCCCACAGAGCGCCGTCACCCCACAGGGCGCCGTCACCCCACAAGGCACCGTCACCCCACAGGGCACCGTCACCCCACAGAGCACCGTCACCCCACAGGGCACCCTCACTCCACAAGACGCCGTCACCCCACAGAGCGCCGTCACCCCACAGAGCGCCGTCGCCCCACAAGGCACCGTCACCCCACAAGGCACCGTCACCCCACAGGGCACCGTCACCCCACAAGGCGCCGTCACCCCACAAGGCGCCGTCACCCCACAGAGCGCCGTCGCCCCACAAGGCACCGTCACCCCACAGGGCGCCGTCGCCCCACAAGGCACCGTCGCCCCACAGAGCGCCGTCGCCCCACAAGGCACCGTCACCCCACAGAGCACCGTCACCCCAGAGGGCACCGTCAGGTCCAATTGCAGGGGACTGCCAGAACTCAAGCCAGCCAGAGGAGCTATCCCAGCTCAACCTGTCGACCCACTGCCGCTGCGGGGAAAGGTCCCCGACCAAGCTGGACAGCATGAGTCGGTTACCCCGAATGAATGCCCCTCCGGCCCAAACACGCTCTCCGTTGGAGAGGTACCAAAAAGGAGCCACAGGCTGTCGGAAAACGCCCTCGGGCAGGTCCAGTGATTGGGCGGCCCGGACAGCGATCATGGTGTTAAGAGCGCCATTGCCCATCTCCAGCAGATTGAAGGCTTCCCCGTCCATCTTGACGGCGGTCACAAGGAGAAGCGCTTTGACGGCAATCGGGTTCAGGCGGGGATTGGCTTCCAGCACCTGAGCAATGCTGCCGGCCACGAAGGGCACAGCCATGCTGGATCCGCTCAGGCGCAAGTATCCATCCTCCTGAATTCGTTCCGGCAGAATTCGCTCCAGGTGGCTGCCGGGGGCCAAGGTCGAGACGACCCGGCGGCCCGGCGCGATCAGATCAGGCTTGAGCAGTCCGTCCCGAGACGGCCCACGGGAACTGAACACGGTGGCACGGTCGTCGAGATGAGTCAGGGTGCCGTTGGTATCCGAGGCGCCGACGGTGATCGCCGAAGGCTCCAGCCCGGGGCTGGTGATGGCACCGTAGACGACTGGAAAATCAGGAAAGGAGCCGTAGTTGCCGGCTGAAGCCACAGTCACGATGCCGGCACGCACCATGGCTCTGACAGCCAGGCAAAGGGGATCTTGATCGGCCGGCTGCAGGGGCGGGGCGCCGAGCGACAGGTTGGCGACGCGGACGTTGAACTCGTCCTTGTGGTCGATCACCCACTGCATTGCGGCCACTAGGTCGTCGATTCGGCCAATCCCTTCTTCATCCAAGATACGGACGTCGAGCAGATTCGCCTCAGGCGCTACGCCGCGATAAAAGCCGCCCGATAGCATGCCGTTTCCGGCCACGATGCCGGCAACGTGAGTGCCGTGGCCGTACGGATCAAAGCCGTCCAACCCGACGCGGGCTCGTCCCGAGGTAAAGTCGACGCCGCCGATGATGCGACCGGCGAGATCCTGATGACGCGCAATGCCGGAGTCGAAGACGGCCACCGTGACGCCGCGGCCGGTCAGTCCCGTACGATCCGCGCCCACCGTTTCAACCATATGGTTGAGGAAGGAGCGGTTCTCGTCGCGAACGTCGCCTCGGGCCGAGCGGGTGGAGCGGACTTCCGCATTCAAGGCCACGAAGTGGACATCGTCCGAGCGTTCCAACTCCCGTAACTGGCCCTCCGTGAGGCGCGCCTGATAGCCGTTGATGATGGAGAGTGCGCGGGCTCGAGCGGGCAGGCTGCGCAGGCGGATGCCCGGCCTGTTCATGACGATAACGTCCACGCTGGCCTCACGGCCGCTGCGAAGGCGGAGGCGGTCAAGTTGATGGAATACGTGGGGTGAAACCTTGCTGTCGGAGCCTGCGTTCTGCGGCTCCGCAGAAGCCTGAAAGGCCAGCAGGGGTACGAACAG
This region of Acidobacteriota bacterium genomic DNA includes:
- a CDS encoding ATP-binding protein gives rise to the protein MSSPGVTTSRAGRVYLYLLIMPGLVVIALSFYQVVVETAFGHGDLSWLLLVALTGLGAAFPISFPSPSRHQGIILTFGDLFLYTGMLLYGPAVATIIAFTEGTVGNLRSLKRIKGYEKIVFNICQLSIATYIAAQVLYLVAGTDWPFDPDVAWSRPGVFVIALVSAAALHFTLNLGSIAIAMTLYSGQPFYVALKRGLLWTSLSAGLGAIVGALVLLKLKDATLLVILLVLLIGFINYNIIRFYQQSIEKLTRSRLFLQAIVDSISSYIAILDRSCKIMAVNREWKEFAEQHSLLGPCGQEGDRLTDFLEARAGTAHEVETSRTICEGIDKVARLELDDFELEFSSGRGHEKRWLILRIHSFEDSGELRILVEFGDQTTRKGLEEQLRHAQKMEAIGRLAGGVAHDFNNILTIISGYGAFLLESVDGDPKIRLQVETILDAADRASAVTRQLLAFSRKQVMEPRIVPLNDLVGESEKLLRRLIGEDIELISTLSPDAGSVRVDPDQFTQVLMNLVVNARDAMPDGGTVRLETWSAYVNRDSVPDAEKEFSSGEYACLRVKDTGEGMDRETLDHIFEPFFSTKESGKGTGLGLSTVYGIIKQSGGHITVNSEKGRGTSFEVYLPLMVSGQVERLPEEQGITEGPRSQVSMPQSDSPR
- a CDS encoding S8 family serine peptidase, with the translated sequence MKINWFTKASIAFVVVGFFLFVPLLAFQASAEPQNAGSDSKVSPHVFHQLDRLRLRSGREASVDVIVMNRPGIRLRSLPARARALSIINGYQARLTEGQLRELERSDDVHFVALNAEVRSTRSARGDVRDENRSFLNHMVETVGADRTGLTGRGVTVAVFDSGIARHQDLAGRIIGGVDFTSGRARVGLDGFDPYGHGTHVAGIVAGNGMLSGGFYRGVAPEANLLDVRILDEEGIGRIDDLVAAMQWVIDHKDEFNVRVANLSLGAPPLQPADQDPLCLAVRAMVRAGIVTVASAGNYGSFPDFPVVYGAITSPGLEPSAITVGASDTNGTLTHLDDRATVFSSRGPSRDGLLKPDLIAPGRRVVSTLAPGSHLERILPERIQEDGYLRLSGSSMAVPFVAGSIAQVLEANPRLNPIAVKALLLVTAVKMDGEAFNLLEMGNGALNTMIAVRAAQSLDLPEGVFRQPVAPFWYLSNGERVWAGGAFIRGNRLMLSSLVGDLSPQRQWVDRLSWDSSSGWLEFWQSPAIGPDGALWGDGALWGDGALWGDGALWGDGALWGDGALWGDGALWGDGALWGDGALWGDGALWGDGALWGDGALWGDGALWGDGALWGDGALWGDGVLWSEGALWGDGALWGDGALWGDGALWGDGALWGDGALWAD